The sequence AGAGCCTTTACGAAGTCCTTGAAGTTCGTGGACCCTTTAATTCCGAATGCTTCTTCAAGCTCCTGTACCGTCAATGGCTTGTATGCTTCTTCCTTCATATAGGAAAGGAGCCTATCCACATGCTCTTTAATATTTTCGTCCATGACAATCCCTCCTGATCATCGAATTCATCAAACCGTCCAGTCCAATTTCTCTAGGAAACCGTAGACGTCTTCATGAAGCTGTTCTTTTTCTTTATCTAATGTAATGACATGACCAGACTCTTCATACCACTTAATGTCTTTGTCATCGGATTCAACGTTATCATAGATGATATTCGCAGAATCCGTATTGATCATATGGTCATGTCTTGCTTGTACCACAAACGTCGGTGAATAGATCATATCCACGTTTTCCCGTACATCCGCTATCAATTGCTGCAGGGCTTTCAACGTATTCATCGGTGTTTTCTTAAACTCTTCTATTTCTTTTTCAATTTGTCCTTCCGGTTTTCCTTCAAACTTCTTAAATTCACGGGCGTAATCCAAGACCCCTTTATACATGACTTCTTCACTTTTTATATACATCGGTGCACACATAGGGATAATACCCTTTACAGGTACAGTGTAACCTAATTTAAGAGAAAATACCCCTCCAAGAGAAAGGCCGGCAACCGCAATCTCTTCATATCCCTTACTCTTTAAATGCTCATAGCCATCCATGACATCCTGCCACCAATCTTCAGGACCGGTATGTACCAATTCTTCAGGTGGAACCCCATGTCCTTTATAGTGAGGGGCATGTGATGAATAGCCTTTCTTCTCCAAGTAGCGTCCAAGC is a genomic window of Rossellomorea sp. y25 containing:
- a CDS encoding carboxylesterase produces the protein MKTVLPKPFTFEAGPRAVLLLHGFTGNSADVRMLGRYLEKKGYSSHAPHYKGHGVPPEELVHTGPEDWWQDVMDGYEHLKSKGYEEIAVAGLSLGGVFSLKLGYTVPVKGIIPMCAPMYIKSEEVMYKGVLDYAREFKKFEGKPEGQIEKEIEEFKKTPMNTLKALQQLIADVRENVDMIYSPTFVVQARHDHMINTDSANIIYDNVESDDKDIKWYEESGHVITLDKEKEQLHEDVYGFLEKLDWTV